ATAAACGTCACTGAAGTAAAACTACCTTTGTAGAGGCTTCTAAGAATGGGTGTGTTGCGTGGTAAAAGTTTACAGCAGACTTACCTTTCAAAGTCACTAGTTACCCAATGCAAACACATTACAAGGGTAGATAAGGACAGCTATGGTCACTGTGAAATATATCTtagcttttataaaaaatacaacagtttTCTATGTTACTCTCTTTTccctatatttttttatttattttattgatcatTATGAGCGTCTGTGTAACTCcaaaaccaaacatttaaaaggaaacattattAGTTTAGCATTAATCCAACCGGTGCACACAGTGAAATGATTCTCTGAAATGCAGTGAGTATGACCAGTCAGCACACATCTAGTGCATACTTGTCAGATGCCATTGATCACAAGGCCCCCCCGCAGTGTAACTATTCTATGTTTGCCAGATCAGATGAGGACTGCTGTGAACGGTCAATGAACTCAGACAAAAAAGTCCAAGGAATAACTGCCTACATGTAATATTACTACCTCTGTGAAAttggatacacacacaaaatatgtcAGTGTGTACTCTTGCAAACATGCCCAGACCTGCTGGGAATGGTggggaaagggggggggacagacggacggacggacagtcTACTCCAGCTTGGATTTTGGGAATAGCCTCTGGCTAAAGAATGCATGGCATGAGACTGAAGTATCCTCATCGTGGTAGCTGAACACAGATACTGGCCTGTTAGCAtcctagacacacacacacacacacacacactacacacacacacacacacacacacacacacacacacacacacacacacacacacacacacacacacacacacacacacacacagcacatcaCTAACAAGCTTGTTGTGCAATCCAGAGGAACATTCACATGAAGGTATATTACATATTATGGACTTGTGTGAGGAGTGTTACAGTCCAACCTAAAGGGTATATTTCACCACAAGACAGGTTTACAGTAAAGTTAGtaaaacattgacattcaagCTCATAAAAACCGTctttcaaaagaaagaaaagcccTGTATAACATTCAATCCCATAGTTAGTGTTGGGTGTGATCATGTGTATGTAGTTGAAGCCAACTGTTTAACTCTAAAATGACTCTTTTCCCTCTTAGTTTACTAAACAGTAAAGCTTACGTCAAATGTTACGTCCAGGAGACTGTACGCGGTGATGTTTGGACGTCTAGGTGTTACGTGTCTGGCATTGAATGCTCATAAAAAGGTTGTGTCGCTAACAGACCCGTGCAGTCCGTGTCCGTTACACTGGGCGGGTTTCTCACTACAGTCAGTGGTTGCTTACGTTGAACACAGCGGGATCCCGTAGCCTGAAGCAGCGCGACAAATACTTTCCACAACCTTCAAAAACTTTGGCTACCGTGTAACTTTTTAGTAACATTTAAACGatacaaaaagaagaaattccGCGTGCGAGTACATCGGCTTTACTCTCACCTTTTCATCGTTTTGAAGACACGTAactcttctcccccccccccccacctccacctcttcttCTCAAAGCTGGGAGGTGTGGCGTTTACGTCCCCAAACCGTGCCGACACAGACAACAGTGTATGTGGTTTAATTTCGGGGACGAACAGCTTTTAAGAGTCGGGAACTTTCTCTGAGACGGATGGGCCCGCCGGACAGAGAGGGAGCGGGAGAGccgggggagggagggggagggagggggctCACTGCCGCACTTCCAGTTCCTTAATTAACTCTTTCGCTCTCGGGGTGGCTGACGGATGGAGAGGAAGTGTGAGGGGAAATGTGTTTGGCCATAGTCCAAAATAGTCTTCAGTCGTCTGCATATGACCAAAACAGATGCTAGCATTAACATTTGAACACGCTTGATGATATTAATTGAGTTTAactttcttttgaaaatatcctagGGACTTTCCCATATAGAACTATGGTATTTGGCACTAATTGCATTCCAATGTATTGTTAGTGTTCAGTACATTTGTAATTAAATGCTAAGCTAGTGTACCCTAGAGAGGCTTTATTCAGAGCACAGGCAGCTGAACGtgcaaaaactaaaaatgtgcCTTTTGTCTGGTGCAGGgtgcaaaaaagtcaacatatgaagaaaaaaggctttcaataatgaatgaatagTAGATGAATATTCAGTTTGAATGAAAATCAACAACTGCTTTTAAACTCAACACGAGTAACAATGTCAACAGGCACACAACCACCATATTAGtttttcactgcagacattttgactccTTATtttcctggcagacaatgatgGTAGAGATAGTCAGgtcttttattttagtaaaagtagcaatactttACAGTCTGGTACAAATAAAAGCGCAGCGTTCAAGATATTACTCATTTTAAAGTATCAATATAAACTCAAAGcgctaaagtaaaagtactcattatgcagaatgtcccattattatattactggaTTAGATCAATGTGCGTATCACTTAAATATTGCAGTTggtaaaggggggggggggttatttgaattactttatatactgctgggtaacTTAACCATACGTATCATAcgttattagttgatttatatttctcATTATTAATCAAAATATGTAAAGTAGTAACTGaagctgtgaaataaatgtagtggagtaaaaagtggAGTGAAAAGTTCAATATTATATTCATCAAAGTTAGACAGAACTGCATAAATCTCTTTTGATTTCCATTAAAATACGTGACATTCTGTCTCACATCATGAACACCAACTTGTAAAAAAAGAGTGATTAACACTGACTCACTGTGTACTCAAAACTTCCCCATGCAGTAAACCATGAGTTTCATATTAGGTTTACGCTACACGACCAGATTTTTACTTCCTCTTTGTAAATTTACCAATTACTCACCGTCACTCCTTTCGTGCCCTTTGGACATAAGTGACCGCGAGGTGGACCCATCGGTTACGCAGTACAAACGTCAGTGTCACTGTTTGTATCTAGTTTACATGCTGCAAGagagtattatattatattatatatactatttcaCAATAATGACAAAACCAGTCCCAACCCTGGGCACGGAATTGCTCCTTCTGAATGGGGCAATCCTGTTGTTCTGGACCCTGGGGAGGTCTTCTTCCTCCTAAGCTTTTGTCTGGATCCTCTgtttaaccacacacacacacacacacacacacacacacagtgaaccaGCCTTGATTACATCTGGATGTCCTATCGCTGTCAGCCTTTAATCAAATTAAGTGATGTGTTGTTAGCTCGTATGTTACAGTAGGACATACTGTAGATAAGCTTGATTCAATGGCCTCATTGCCTTACGTGTAGCACATTAACTTTTCTCAGGTGATTTTCTTTGCCTGACTTACCATCCCTCATATACCTGTCATATCTCTGAGTACGTATATGGACATCATTTAATGAATTGCCAGCTTTTTTCCCATCCATGGGCGGATTGCAGAGGGAAGCTGTATACCTTGCTGCGTGTCATCCTTAGCTTGCCACAATGTTCGAGTCACTGTGAGGGGGAGGAAGTTGCCTGGAGGTCTAAACAGAGACTTGAGTTAACTCGTTCAACAGTGAGCAAAGAGAGAAGAGATTACCGGAGTGACTCACAAAAATACTGCGGAGAAATCAGTCAAGAGTACAGAGTCAGGTTTATACACAAATGTAATCACTGAGTTTACTATGGCCCCCTCATTTACATTACAATTGGAAGCAATGAACCGCACACACTTTCTGATGCAAATAAGTTCAATAATTCACATTCCTCTCACTCTTTAAATCTTCTAACAGCCACACCCTGTTTTCATCCtttattcatacatttccagCATTTCTATAATTTCCTATTTCTCACACAGTCAAAGTTCCTCTCATTCTAAATAGACGACCACTCGTGTGGggatttatttagttgttttttggcCAATAGGGGACAGAAAAAGTCCCAAACAGCCTGAcagacattcattcattcattttccgtaaccgcttatcctgttaagggtcgcgggggggctggagccgatcccagctgtcattgggcgaaggcagggttcaccctggacaggtcgccagcctatcacagggctgacagatatagacagacaaccactcacactcacattcacacctacggacaatttagagtcttcaattaacctaagctgcatgtctttggactgtgggaggaagccggagaaccagggcccctcttgctgtgaggcgacagtgatagccactacaccaccatgcagccccCTGACAGACATAcaaatcatatatattattgcCTTATAAAGGTTCTACGTGCTCCAGCATAGGCAGTGAAACATTAagtgttgtgtttctggccaTCTGATGAGTCAcattttccctctccttctACCTCTGGTTTGGCCTCCATCAACTcttgagaaaatacttttttaaagctATTTCTTATGTGTGACTTTCTTTACCAGCTAGTTTCAAACTTTGTTTTGTGGTTCTGTATATGCAGTTTACAGTAGGTGTACtgtagatttcttttttaaaataactatcTTTGTGTTGGTAATTGTTATAAATACTTTCACATAACATACAGTAATTTTTTATTGAACTTTCTGCTGAAGATGGGTGGACAACAccataaaatttaaaatgtcatctttatttcattaaaaggaaatttttcatttttatatatatgcatCCTCACACCTTTCAGCCCTGAGGCGTCTATGGACATACAGCTCTGCAGTCATCTTTTGTTTGCattgttcaaatattttttccacGTTTACTTCACAGTATAAAACATCAGAAGAGGGTGCTACATCTGTTTAGACACAACTGTGTAAATGTGCAAGATGAAAAAATGGATATCAAACATAAACTCTTTTTTGTCCGCTGTCCTCAGCTACACTGACAAGGCATCACAAACAGTAGaactgaataaaacaagaaCAATTTACACTGATAtgaaacttttttcattttgtcatcaagtACCCTGTAttatacaaacattaaaatctcaTTTCCTCAGAGAAACCATCACTAGCATCCAGTCAACAAATTGCCAAGTCAAATTCACAAAGAAccctttacacacaaaaaaaatagaaaaataattgtttagcTTGCGTCCTGCATCTCTTGATTCAGGCGAGATAAATTACTGCCCTCTTAAACATCGAAATACCACCTGCGCACAATGAAAACTTTCTTTAACCAGGAGACATGTAAAAAAGAATCCTGTCTTGCTTAAAAAAGTGCAATCTATCCTGTAAACTCTCATCTTTAGAGAAAATAACCATATCATGTTCAGGTACACATGACAAATGTCCATGGTGTAAATGTAGTTGCGATGAAGCTGGTTTTCGTCACACTGTGATGACCTCAAACGTTGGTGACCTCGATGCTGGTGTAACCGTGGATCGGGCTTCCCTCGGCTCTGGGCGGAGTCTGGTCTCGAACATCCCGAGGCAGGGAGCCGTAGCTGCTATGGCAAGTCAAGTCTCGCCCATTGCGGGCTTTGGGGCTGAACCCTGTTGGAGgctgaaacacacattcatttttaccACAAAGGCAGTCAAACAAAGCCCTGTTTACTTCTGATGAAATATTCTTATTAATTAAAGCACTTTTTCCACTCTACAGTATCAAGATGTAGTTTGTGTCTTGCACTTTGTATTCAGCCTGCTGCCACACAGGTTGTCTTGTCTGCACCATTCTCATAATGTTGTACCCCTGCTGTATCAAATTCCTTCAAACATCTTCTAATGTGTTAGCACTAAGCTCCATGTGCTAAGCAACCAAGCCTGATTGTCATTTTTGCATCGAAACAATGAAAGTTCAAGCAGAACCCCGCCCCTCCCCACCTTGACAGCCCTCCTCCTCAGGGAGCCTTCGTCATCCGTGTGTCGGCTGGTGGAGCTGGGCGGTCTCCCCAGGGAGTTCTGGCGAAGGGGTGTTGGTGGTGTTCCCAGGCCTAGGTGCTCATAGTCCTGCTTGGCCTCTGTCCTGAAAGGGAACATGGGTTGGAGCAGAATGTTGGGGACAGCGGCCTTAAATAGCATTTAAAGGACACCAGAACACACCTTTATGCCACTTTTAAAAGCAGATACGTCATCAGCGATTGTCCCCTTCAGGTTAGGCATCTCTTATCTAATCCacttacacataaacacaggctACAGTAGGTAGAGCTAGAGTGGGATCTGTCTTGGTGAAAGTCTCCTCTCACCTGGCTGAGCCAATCAAGGTTTTCATCTCCTCAATGAGGTGTCGGCGAACCATGTGCTTGTTGCTAGGGATCCCCAGTGCTGTTGCCATGGCGTCAGTGTTAAAAGTCGGGTCAAGCACCATGACAGCGCCATGAACTCCGCTGCTTAGAAGACCTTCAGCAAACTCCTGGACAGGTGGATGGAGAGAAGGCCATAGAGTGAATAATTCTCATTCATAAGATGGAATGTAAAATCTTCTGATGTAATACTGTGCACAATACTGGATTAAGAAAAAAGCACTCATATCAACAGGCTCACAAAAATGATGTCAAATTGGCTCCTAGACAAACATATTAATTCATTTGTTGATGTCAGCATAAATTCACAATTGCTGAGGATATTAACAGGATGTCAGTCTAGACGGCCTTATCTCTACACACCCTGAATCTGGTACTACCTCATAATGGCAACATGTTGTCCAATGCCAAGACAATGTTGACCTTGGATATTCATATTGCAGCATCACCATAGAGGCACTATTTTGAAAGGCTTTGTAAACAACTAGTAGCAGCttagaaataaattaacaaaGACCTTCTATCATTCTGTGGAGATAGGGAGTGCTGAGTGAACACAAGAGCCTCAGTTACCCACGATACCATGTGAAAGTGTTGTTATAATTCTCAATACATTAGTTTCTCTTTGTTATTAGTATTTAATccaaaaatgtgctttatttgcAATGACTGTAGCCTCAGTTTTTGTTTCAAGATGTCAGTCTATAAAGgataaaatgctgtttacatAGAGGTTATTCCTGTTTTACATGTGTTCAGTCTTAAAGGTGtattctctgtctttctctatcTGACCTTACCTTCAGGTCAATATCCTTGATCCATTTCATGACCCGATGAGAGGTCCATACCAAAGGATCCACGTTCTGGTGCTCACACTGTACCCGGCGGGCCTGCAGTGCCTGGaacattgtttttaacacaaacctTTTACTCAACTGTTTTCACTCACCGCAAGAGCATTGACGAGTATATTCACTGTTGCCCTCTACGTGTGGACGTGGTGCAGAAACTCACTTACCTCCTTGTCGAAATTGAGTAAGTGCAACAGTTCGATGCCCAGCAGCAAGCTGACCTGGTGGAACTTCTTGGTGATGTTGAGGTGACGTTCAAGGTCGCGACGTGTCAGGGAATTCAGCAGACGCCCGTCAACTAAGTGGTTGTGAAAGGCCTGAGAGTACTGAGGCAGGCCCACATCGCTTAGCCAGGCCTTGGCCACCCAGTGGTGGTCCATGTCTGCAGCCTTGGACAGCCTGTAGACATTAACATTTGTTAAAGGGTCACCTCACCTaaatcacaaagaaaaaacactttgtggtATCAATCTATGAAGATGTACCGGTGGCTTTATTGTTTGTTGGTTGctccatcactttggtccagacttaaATATCGAACAGCTATTCGATGGCTTGGCATGAATTTGGCATGAAAAGACATTAATGGTTCTCAGAGGATTATTCGTACTGACTTAGGTGATGCACTGACCTTTTCTCAAACACCACAATGAGActgacatttgtgattttgagtgGAATGTCTCGACATTTGGACAGATTTCTATCAAATGTGGCTCTGATCTTAATTTTaggatgaattataataatattgttgcTAAGTTTTGACAAACACTGTCATAAGATCAAAATTTCAACAGACAGAAAATTAATtcagctgcatttttttaataatctaaatTTACTATTTTATGATTCCAGCTTATCAGACAAGAGTTTTATGGGTTATTTGATTGTCCTCTATGAGTGGTAgactgttggtcaaacaaaacaaactgcttgAACATTTCAACCTGCGTTAATGATTTTAGAAAGGCACATTGCTATTTAATTTTGAATGCTGTTGAGGCTACATAACTCAAAACCCAATctaacagcagcagctgcatgTTGCACCAACAAACAAGTGAGAAAAcgtttctgtgtgtgcttgagatttaacctgtttatatatatatatatatatatatatatatatatatatatatatatatatatatatatatatatatatatattatatatatatatatatatatgttcatgaAGACAGGTAAACTGATCTGCATGTCATTAATCTGAATGTTAAAGGAGGAAACTTTCAAATCTGGCGTAAAGACAGTGAGActgttgcatttattttgaacacTTACCTCTCTATTTAAAGTCAGTATTGtaatttgtaaatgttgttACTATAAATCACCAACAGATGGCCCTCTTTCATAACCACATAATGTAAAAGTCTCTACAAGAATTCTCCGTCTCCCTTCCTCACCCTCTACCATTCTCAGCATCTCTGTAATCCTCAATGGCCAGGCGGAGTTTCCGGCGATGCATTAAACTGCTGACACCTAAACCCAGCTCCAGGTCTTCATCTGTCAGTCCAAGTAAAACCTGCAAAATGTGACACTGTTTAGCTACTAAAGCCACAAAGTGTCCTATAAAAAAACAGCCAGGTGAATTGAAATAAAAGGCTGGTCATTTACACATttgcaacaataacaatattttaagaaaaatgcaaaGTGAGTCCACCTGCATAATGTCAGTGGTTTAATCCTACCTTCCCACTCTTGACATTTTCCGAGCAGGTGCGGATGTACATTGGCATTGCCATGACAACCTCCAGCCAGGCCTGCACAGTGCCAGCCCTCCACTGGGACATGGGCGTCATCCTGGccagctccacctgctggagGCGGTCCAGCTGGTCCTCCGATCCGTCTGACAGGCTGAGGCTGTGGCGGGTGGGGCTGGAGAGGCAGTCTGAGTCTAAGTGGGAGGGTGAAGGGGGGACATGTGGGTGATGTAGTTGAGGGTGTGAGTGAAGGCAGAGGTGGCAGTGGGTATagtgagcaataaaaaaagcaaaacgtTAATCCAAACATACTGCAACAAATGTAAATCAGTTTAACATAAACTCTGCTCTGGAACTAGACACAAGTaatttcttcaaaacaaacacGCTTTAAGCAACATCCTAAGCTTTTGGCTGC
The sequence above is a segment of the Anoplopoma fimbria isolate UVic2021 breed Golden Eagle Sablefish chromosome 12, Afim_UVic_2022, whole genome shotgun sequence genome. Coding sequences within it:
- the LOC129099421 gene encoding kazrin-A-like, encoding IAHYTHCHLCLHSHPQLHHPHVPPSPSHLDSDCLSSPTRHSLSLSDGSEDQLDRLQQVELARMTPMSQWRAGTVQAWLEVVMAMPMYIRTCSENVKSGKVLLGLTDEDLELGLGVSSLMHRRKLRLAIEDYRDAENGRGLSKAADMDHHWVAKAWLSDVGLPQYSQAFHNHLVDGRLLNSLTRRDLERHLNITKKFHQVSLLLGIELLHLLNFDKEALQARRVQCEHQNVDPLVWTSHRVMKWIKDIDLKEFAEGLLSSGVHGAVMVLDPTFNTDAMATALGIPSNKHMVRRHLIEEMKTLIGSARTEAKQDYEHLGLGTPPTPLRQNSLGRPPSSTSRHTDDEGSLRRRAVKPPTGFSPKARNGRDLTCHSSYGSLPRDVRDQTPPRAEGSPIHGYTSIEVTNV